Proteins co-encoded in one Neoarius graeffei isolate fNeoGra1 chromosome 11, fNeoGra1.pri, whole genome shotgun sequence genomic window:
- the kcnk17 gene encoding potassium channel subfamily K member 17: MATGNLCKWSNFTKFIYLLLLGAGYLAYVLIGGVIFWKLEGDQVMNNIARLGTKKKRLLQIYPCLGQSGLVELEEFMHEISTNGVSLTSNHTAGGFWKFTSSAVFAATVVTTIGYGNISPSTMPGQIFCVIFAIFGIPLNMVVLNQVGKYMLAIERNFCTMIAKKTNHQKVTLVLLHFSAFIGSGILYLVIPMLFFQVYEGWTYSQGIYYCFITLSTVGFGDFVANYDPDKNYPEWYGCILGVWIFFGMAWLALLINHSIDLLGHLNAYLKSGENHNKANKSQDQELPEIQQKDLEEEKKDDVCE, translated from the exons ATGGCCACAGGAAATCTTTGCAAATGGTCCAATTTTACCAAATTTATTTATCTGCTGTTGCTTGGAGCAGGGTACTTGGCATATGTCCTAATTGGAGGGGTCATTTTCTGGAAGCTGGAAGGGGACCAGGTAATGAATAACATTGCTAGGCTGGGGACGAAGAAAAAAAGGCTGCTCCAGATTTATCCATGTCTTGGACAAAGTGGTCTAGTGGAACTGGAAGAG TTTATGCACGAGATATCTACCAATGGGGTGAGTTTGACAAGTAACCACACAGCAGGAGGCTTCTGGAAGTTCACCAGCTCAGCAGTGTTTGCTGCCACAGTGGTGACAACTATTG GCTATGGGAACATCAGCCCGAGTACAATGCCTGGTCAGATATTTTGTGTGATCTTTGCCATTTTTGGAATCCCACTTAACATGGTGGTCTTGAATCAAGTAGGCAAGTACATGCTGGCCATCGAAAGAAATTTCTGTACCATGATTGCGAAAAAGACCAACCACCAG AAAGTTACGCTGGTGTTACTCCACTTTTCAGCCTTTATTGGCTCAGGAATCCTCTATTTGGTCATCCCTATGCTATTTTTTCAAGTGTATGAAGGCTGGACCTATTCACAGGGCATCTACTATTGCTTTATCACACTCAGTACAGTAGGCTTTGGAGATTTTGTTGCAA ATTATGACCCTGACAAGAATTACCCTGAGTGGTACGGATGCATCTTGGGAGTTTGGATATTTTTTGGCATGGCCTGGCTGGCTTTACTGATCAATCACTCTATTGACCTTCTGGGGCACTTAAATGCTTACCTTAAATCAGGGGAAAACCACAACAAGGCAAACAAATCACAAGACCAGGAGCTACCGGAAATACAGCAGAAAGATCTTGAGGAAGAGAAAAAAGATGATGTCTGTGAATAA